The window CTGCCGGACGCCACGGGTGTGCTGCTCGTCCCCGATGCCGACCGATCACATCTCCTGCGGCAGCTGACCGACCGCACCGCCGTGGCCGGCCCGGCCCGGCCGTGGACTCGCGCGACCGCCTCGTACGCACGAGCCATACGCGCGCGCTTGCTCTCCTTCGATATTCGCGACACCGAGGACCACCTGCCCGAGCTGGTGCTGAGCGCCGACGCGGACGCGTTCGCGGATCTGCGTGCCCGAGCCCTCGCACCGTTGCGGACCTTGCCTGACGCGACCGCACGGCGGCTGGAGGAGACGTTGCGGGAGTGGCTGCTGCACCAGGGCAGACGGGACGAGGTGGCGGCGGCGTTGTTCGTCCATCCCCAAACCGTCCGGTACCGGATGTCGCAGCTGCGGGAGCTGTTCCCGGATCTCGCATCACCACAGCGGGTCCTTGAACTGACCCTGGCGGTCGGTCTTCGGGGCGGCTGACGCGTACGCCGACCGTCCATGACCGCGTCCGCGAGCGGTCCGGGCCCGTCGGGGGCGATCGCCGGGAGGTGACTACGATAGTCCGCCGGCACCCGATGACACCGTGTCGGTCAGGGGCGACCGACGTCGGCAGAGGTTTCAGGAGCGCACAGCAGGATGATTGGTCTCCGCGACGACGTCGTACTCGACGACCCGGTGGGGGAATCGCTCCGCGGTCACCACGGGCATCTCGCTCGCCGTCTGGGCAAGGCCGTCACCTACCTTCCGGGCGTCGCGACCTTTTCCGCGGTGCCCGTGGAGGCGGACCCGGAGGGGTGGGGTGATCTCGCCGAACTGCTGGGGCGGGGCGAGTTCGCCGACATGTTCAGCTGCCCGGCGCTGCCGCCGTCGGACTGGGAGCCGGTCTTCGTGCTGGAAGGCCGCCAGATGATCTGGACCGGCGACCGCGGCCCGAATGCCTCTCGTGCCGAACCGGACCCCGATGTCGTCCAGTTGGGCGAGGAGAGCGTGCCCGGGATGCTCGGCCTCGTCGAGCGGACCCGGCCGGGGCCGTTCTGGCCGCGCACGCATGAACTCGGCACCTATCTCGGCGTCCGCGACGGTGACGCGTTGGTGGCGATGGTGGGGGAGCGGCTCCGGCCTCCGGGATGGACCGAGATCAGCGCTGTCTGCACCGCTCCCGAGGCACGCGGACACGGCCACGCCGCCCGTCTGATACGGGCCCTGATCGCCCGCATCGTGAGCCGGGGCGAACGTCCCTTCCTGCACGTGGCCGAGGCGAACACCGGCGCGATCGCGCTCTACGAGCGGCTCGGGTTCGAGACCCGGAAGCATGTGACGTTTCGCGGGTTCCGCACTCCGTGAGACATGCGGCCCTCGCTGGCCCGGCTCACCAGGACGCGTCCTCCCATTGGTCCAGCAGGGCGTCGGCCGACATGTCGTCGGTGTCGTCCGCCGGGCTCTGGGTGGACTGTTCGGTCCAGATCACCTTGCCCCGGGCCGTGTAGCGGGTCCCCCAGCGCTGTGCGAACTGGGCCACGAGGAACAGTCCTCGTCCGCCCTCGTCGGTGGTCGCGGCCCGGCGCAGATGTGGTGAGGTGCTGCTGCCGTCGGCGACCTCGCAGATCAGGCTGTCGTGGTCGTGCACCAACCGCAGCCGGATCGGTTCTGTGCCGTAGCGGATGGCGTTGGTGACCAGCTCGCTGATGATCAGCTCGGTCGTGAAGGCCATCTCCGCCAGGCCCCAGGTCTCCAGGCGGCGCGTGGCATCCGAGCGGATGCCGGCGACGATCGCCGGATCGCCGGGCACGTCCCATTCGGCCACCTGGGAGGGGTCCAGCAGACGGGTGCGGGCGACGAGCAGGGCGATGTCGTCGCTCGACCGAGCGGGCAGCACCGCGTCGAGGACGTCCTGGCAGGTCTCCTCGGGTGTCCGGTCCGGGTGCGCCAGGGCCAGGCGGAGTGCTTCGAGGCCGGTGTCGGGGCCGTGTTCCCGGTCCTCGATGAGGCCGTCCGTGTAGAGGACCAGACGGGAGCCCTCGGGGAGGGTGAGTTCGGCGGTCTCGAAGGGCAGGCCGCCGCCCAGGCCGAGCGGCGGTGAACCGGGCACCGGCAGGTACTCCACGGTGCCGTCGGGGTGTACCAGGGCCGGCTCGGGGTGCCCGGACCGGGCCAGGGCGCACTTTCCGGATGCCGGGTCGTAGATCGCGTAGAGGCAGGTGGCTCCGGAAACGCTCTCGTTGTCCCGCTCGACGTTCTCGTCGCTGTCGATCCGGGCGACCAGTTCGTCCAGATGCCCGAGGAGTTCGTCCGGGGGCAGGTCCAGGGCGGAGAAGTTGTGCACCGCGGTGCGCAGCTGGCCCATGGTGGCAGCGGCGTGCAGGCCGTGCCCCACCACATCGCCGACCACCAGGGCGATCCGGGCGCCGGGCAGGGGGATCACATCGAACCAGTCGCCCCCGACGCCCTCCAGGGCGGGCAGATAGCGGTGGGCCACTTCCACGGCCGAGTGGTCGGGCAGGGAGCTGGGCAGCAGGCTCCGCTGGAGGGTCTCGGCCAGCGTGTGCTCGCGGGTGTAGCGGCGGGCGTTGTCGACGGCGACCGCGGCCCGGGCGGCCAGTTCCTCGGCGAAGGCCAGATCCTCCTCGCCGAAGGGAACCGCGTCCGAGCGCCAGAAACTCGCCATGCCCAGCACCACCCCGCGGGCCTGGAGCGGCACGGTGATCAGCGAGTGGAAGCCGAGGTCCAGCAGATGCCGGGCGCGTACGGGGTCCTGGGCGTTCATCCACTCGCTGGACGAGGTCAGGTCGGCGTCCAGGACCGCACGGCCGCGCTCGGCACCGACGGCCACGGGCGAGGTGGGGACGAAGCGGATCAGCTCTCCGACCGGGTAGAGAGACCGGGCACCGTCGACGCCGTGCACCGCCACCCGGCGCATCTCCGGCCCGGGACCGGCCGAGACGGCACCCCGCAGGATCGGATCCAGCAGATCGACCGTCGCCGCGTCGGCGAACCGGGGGACCGCCACCTCGGCCAGCTCCTGCGCGGTGCGCACCACGTCCAGCGTGGTCCCGATCCGGATCCCCGCCTCGTACAGCAGCCCCAGCCGCTCCCGGGCCACCTCCGCACGGCCCGCCAGCGCACGCAGCTCTGTCGTGTCGCGCAACGTGACGACGCTGCCCGCGGGGCGGCTGCCGGGATCGACCGGCCGAAGGTTGACCGCCAGCAGCCGGTCGCCCGCCAGATGCACCACGTCCGTCACCGTCCGGCCCGAGCCCAGCAACGCGGTGGTGTCCGCCGCCAGACCGAGCTCGCTGACACGGCGTTCCTCGGCGTCGGCGGGCAGGTCCAGCAGCCGCCGCGCCTCGTCGTTGGCGAGCAGCAGCCGTCCGTCGTCGCCGATGATCACCACGCCTTCCCGCACCGCGTGCAGCACCGCGTCATGGTGCTCGTACATCCGGGTCATCTCGGACGGATCCAGGGCGCGGGTCTGCCGTCGCAGCCGCCAGGAGACGATCGCCGTGCCGACCGCGGCCACCGCGAGTGCCGCGCCGGCGAACCCCAGCAGCTGCGGCAGCTGGTCCTGTACGACGTCGTCCACACTGGCGACGGTGACCCCGACCGAAACGAAGCCGGCGACGGTGGTCCTGTTGGTGTCGTAGACAGGGACGGTCGTGTCCACGGCCAGACCCAGGCTGCCCTCGAAGGTCTTGGTGAAGGGCCGGTCGGCGGCGCCGCCCTCGCGCAGGGCGAAGATGTGCTTGCCGATCAGCTTCGGGTCGGGGTGGGTCCAGCGGAAGCCCTGAGGGTCGAACGCGACCACGTAGTCGACCCCGGTGTTCCTGCGGGTGTCCTCCGCGCGCGGCTGCAGCAGTTCGGTGGGCCGGCCGGTCTTCATGGCGTCCAGCGTTCCCGGGGCGCGTGCGAAGGACTGTGCGACGCCCATCGACAACTGCCGGGCCTCCTGCATGTTGGATTCCCGGGCCTGCACCACGAGAGCCCCTCCCGCGGCGGCGGCGAACAGCACCATGATCACGAGCTGGAGCAGGAACACCCGGCCGGCGACGCTGCGCACCCTGGGCAGGCCCGGCCGCCGTCGCTTGGGCGGCCGGGTGTCAGGCTCCGGCTGCGGATCGGGCTCCTCGGCCCCTGGTGAGGCCCGCCGAGGGCGCCCTCCGCGGTGCGCGTGGGGCCGGAAGGCCGCTAGTCGACCAAGGTGCCTGGCCATACCGACTCTTTACCATGCACAGTCATATACGGCCATATGGTTGGGTTCGGTCGGTCAGCCGCGTATCCACTCCTGCCAGCGCCTGGTCACGGAATCCCCGTTCTCCAGCCACCACGCGATGTCCAGGTCGAAGCCCGTCAGAAGGTGCCCGGGCGTGCTCGCCAGGTTCACGGCGGTGGATTCGGTGAGGAATCCGTAGGCGGCCGGCACCACGGGCCCTTCGGGGTAGATCCGGGCCGAATAGGCCTGCACCTCGGGTCGCAGCGCGAAATCGATGAGCCGGTATGCGGCGTCGGGATGGGCGGCGCCCTTGGGAATTCCGTAGCCGTTGCTCTGTCTGCGGGCGCCGTTCCATTCGTACGCCAGCGGAGAGCCGTTCTTGATCAGGCTCTGGACGCGTCCGGCCCAGCTGCTGGAGGCCACGACCCTATTGCGGTCCAGCAGCTCACCCGGTTCGGCGCCGTACTCCCAGAACGTCCGCACCGAGCCCTTGATCTCGTCGAGGACCTTGAAGGCACGGTTCACGTCGAGCGGGTAGAGCCGGTCGAGGGGCACGCCGTCGGCGAGCAGGGCGAACTCCAGTTCCGGCCAGTCCACCGCGCCCTGAAGCGCCCGGCTGCCCGGGAAGGTGCCGAGGTCCCAGAAGTCCGCCCACGACTCGGGCTTCCTCCCGCCGAAGGCGTCCGCGCCGTAGGCGAGAACGCTGGCCCAGTAACTCTTGCCCACGCCGTTGGGGGTGAGCAGGGACTCGGCGATTCCCGCGTTTCTGGCGTTCTTCAATCGGCCGTAGTCCAGTTCCTCGGAGGCGCCCTCGTGCTCGAAGCGCACCAGGTTGGACATGTCGATGTCCATGACGTCGAAACGCGGCCGGCCTTCCTTGATCTGGGCGAGGATCTGGGTGTGGGAAAAGTTCACCACGTTGATCCGGATGCCGGTTTCCTTGGTGAACGGGTCGTAGATCGCCTTGCGATTCGCCTCGCCGTACGCGCCGCCGAAATCACGGACCACGAGGAGCTTGCTGCTCTTGGTGGAACTCCTGTCGGTACGGCTGTCGCAGGCGCTGAGCGTCGCGGCGGCCACACCGGCGGCGATTCCGCCGACTCCACTCAGGAAGGCCCTGCGGTCGATCCCGGAGACGTCTCCCACCGCTGCCTCCACCGTGTCCTCTGGAGCCTTCTGGATGATCCGTGACGGAGGGTGATTCCTTGGCAGGCCCTGCTCGTAGTCGGGTCATTTCATATCAGGAAAAGTACCTTCTTTGCGGGCGTGGGGGTGGGTGCTTGCCTCGGCGCCCGGAATTCGATGGACGCGGCACGGTTCCGTGGCCGATGATCTCCGGCATGATCCGTGCCGCCACTGTGAACGACGTCGCGGAGATCCGCGCGATGATCCGCGAACTCGCCGAGTACGAACGCTCTGCCGAGCAGGCCCGGGCGACCGAGGAGCAGCTTCGCGAGGCGATGTTCGGAGAGCATCCCGCTGTCTCCGCACTGATCGCCGAGGACGACGAGACGGGCGAGACGATGGGCTATGCCCTGTGGTTCCCCCATTTCTCGTCCTGGACCGGCACGCGCGGCATGCACCTGGAGGACCTCTACGTACGGCCGCGGGCCCGGGGCGGCGGCCACGGCAAGGCCCTGCTCGCCTCCCTGGCCGCGATCTGCGAGCAGAGAGGCTACGAGCGCTTCGAGTGGTGGGTCCTGGCCTGGAACCAGTCGACGATCGACTTCTACAAGTCGCTCGGCGTGGACTTCCTCGACGAGTGGAGGGTGTGCCGACTGAGCGGCGAGCCTCTCAGCGAACTCGCGGCCGAGGCCCCGGCTGGTCTCGACCGGTCTTGAGGTACTCGACCTTGGCTGGCCCTTCGCCCTCGAGCAGGTCCCCGGGGCGCCATCCGCACGCCTCGTAGAACGAGTTGGCCGCGGTGTTGTCCGCGAAGCTCTCCAGCCGGATGGTCGAATGCCGGGCCAGGAGCGTTTCCTCCGCGTGATGGAGCAGCAGACGGCCGAGCCCTCGACGGTGATGATCCGGGTCGATCATCATCAAGTCGATCGTCGGGCCGTCGAGGATGGAGAAGCCGAGGATCCCGCCCTCCTGGCTGAGGCAGTGCACAGCACCCTTCTCCAGATGACTCTCGACGTGAGCGTCCGAAGCCCCACTGCCGATGAACCAGTCCACTGCCTCGTCACCGAGGAACGCGCGGTAGCGGGCGTCGATCGTGCGCCGCGCGAGCGCCTGGAGGTCATCAAGGTCAGCCCCGGTCGCGGGCCGGATCACGGGGAGGTGTTGTGCGGTCGACACGGCCGTGATCCTAGCCCCCCCGATGCGCCATGGCCGAGGCCTCGCCACGTGCATCGCGTTGTGCGGGGATACTGCCGGGGTGCTGTTGAAGTGGATCGCCGAGGTGGCCGACGAGCCCCTGGTGCTGGAGCCGGCTGACCGGTCCGTGGAGTGGGAGACCAATACCTGGTCGCTGGGTGCGACAGAGGAGGACAGGGGGGCGTTGGCTGCCGCCGAGGTGGTGGCTGCCTTCGAGCGGACCGCTGCTGCCATCCGGGGGCGCATTCGCGATCTGGGGTTTCCCGCGGTGGCGACGTTCTATGTGTGGCACGACGAACAGGCCGGGCAGCTCCGGTGCTCGACCGGTTCCGTGTCCGCGGACGCGTTGCCGTTCAGCGGTCCGTACGCGGCGTCCGGCGACCTTGGTCCGATCGTCGAGGGATTTCTGGCCGACAACGAGCCGGGCCTTCTCGCTTGGCCGGACCCGGACGACCTGGAGAGCCCGCCCTTCCGCGTCTGGGTCAGTAGCGTCGGAGCCTCGAACTGACCGCGTCCGCACCGGCAATGCCGTGGCGTGATGGCGTGAGTGAGGCTCAGGAAGGCGTTGCCGCGCGGTCGGACTCGCTGCGCAGGACGCAGAATTCGTTGCCCTCGGGGTCGGCGAGGACGGCCCAGCCGGGGCCTTCGGGCTCGCGGCGGTCGTCGATGAGGGTGGCGCCGAGGTTCAGGAGTCGGTCGACCTCCTCCTCGCGTGTGGTCGTCGGGCGCAGGCACAGGTGGAGGCGGTTCTTGATGGTCTTCGGTTCCGGCACCTGATTGAAGTACAGCAGCGGGCCCTCCGGCAGCATCACCTCGGTTTCGGGGGCGCCTGGCTTGTCGTCCTCGTGCAGGGGACAACCGAGCACCTCGCTCCAGAACCGCGCCAGTTCATAGGCGTTCGCACAGTCGATCGCCACGTTCTGCAATACCGAGACCATGCAGGAGAGCCTGCCCGAAGCATCGCCTGAAGGAAAGATCAGACGGCGGATGCACCCCTCCCGCCGAAACCTCGTCCTTCCGGGTGGTCG of the Streptomyces koelreuteriae genome contains:
- a CDS encoding GNAT family N-acetyltransferase, yielding MSTAQHLPVIRPATGADLDDLQALARRTIDARYRAFLGDEAVDWFIGSGASDAHVESHLEKGAVHCLSQEGGILGFSILDGPTIDLMMIDPDHHRRGLGRLLLHHAEETLLARHSTIRLESFADNTAANSFYEACGWRPGDLLEGEGPAKVEYLKTGRDQPGPRPRVR
- a CDS encoding SpoIIE family protein phosphatase; translation: MVLFAAAAGGALVVQARESNMQEARQLSMGVAQSFARAPGTLDAMKTGRPTELLQPRAEDTRRNTGVDYVVAFDPQGFRWTHPDPKLIGKHIFALREGGAADRPFTKTFEGSLGLAVDTTVPVYDTNRTTVAGFVSVGVTVASVDDVVQDQLPQLLGFAGAALAVAAVGTAIVSWRLRRQTRALDPSEMTRMYEHHDAVLHAVREGVVIIGDDGRLLLANDEARRLLDLPADAEERRVSELGLAADTTALLGSGRTVTDVVHLAGDRLLAVNLRPVDPGSRPAGSVVTLRDTTELRALAGRAEVARERLGLLYEAGIRIGTTLDVVRTAQELAEVAVPRFADAATVDLLDPILRGAVSAGPGPEMRRVAVHGVDGARSLYPVGELIRFVPTSPVAVGAERGRAVLDADLTSSSEWMNAQDPVRARHLLDLGFHSLITVPLQARGVVLGMASFWRSDAVPFGEEDLAFAEELAARAAVAVDNARRYTREHTLAETLQRSLLPSSLPDHSAVEVAHRYLPALEGVGGDWFDVIPLPGARIALVVGDVVGHGLHAAATMGQLRTAVHNFSALDLPPDELLGHLDELVARIDSDENVERDNESVSGATCLYAIYDPASGKCALARSGHPEPALVHPDGTVEYLPVPGSPPLGLGGGLPFETAELTLPEGSRLVLYTDGLIEDREHGPDTGLEALRLALAHPDRTPEETCQDVLDAVLPARSSDDIALLVARTRLLDPSQVAEWDVPGDPAIVAGIRSDATRRLETWGLAEMAFTTELIISELVTNAIRYGTEPIRLRLVHDHDSLICEVADGSSTSPHLRRAATTDEGGRGLFLVAQFAQRWGTRYTARGKVIWTEQSTQSPADDTDDMSADALLDQWEDASW
- a CDS encoding GNAT family N-acetyltransferase encodes the protein MIRAATVNDVAEIRAMIRELAEYERSAEQARATEEQLREAMFGEHPAVSALIAEDDETGETMGYALWFPHFSSWTGTRGMHLEDLYVRPRARGGGHGKALLASLAAICEQRGYERFEWWVLAWNQSTIDFYKSLGVDFLDEWRVCRLSGEPLSELAAEAPAGLDRS
- a CDS encoding VOC family protein; translated protein: MVSVLQNVAIDCANAYELARFWSEVLGCPLHEDDKPGAPETEVMLPEGPLLYFNQVPEPKTIKNRLHLCLRPTTTREEEVDRLLNLGATLIDDRREPEGPGWAVLADPEGNEFCVLRSESDRAATPS
- a CDS encoding ABC transporter substrate-binding protein, whose amino-acid sequence is MGDVSGIDRRAFLSGVGGIAAGVAAATLSACDSRTDRSSTKSSKLLVVRDFGGAYGEANRKAIYDPFTKETGIRINVVNFSHTQILAQIKEGRPRFDVMDIDMSNLVRFEHEGASEELDYGRLKNARNAGIAESLLTPNGVGKSYWASVLAYGADAFGGRKPESWADFWDLGTFPGSRALQGAVDWPELEFALLADGVPLDRLYPLDVNRAFKVLDEIKGSVRTFWEYGAEPGELLDRNRVVASSSWAGRVQSLIKNGSPLAYEWNGARRQSNGYGIPKGAAHPDAAYRLIDFALRPEVQAYSARIYPEGPVVPAAYGFLTESTAVNLASTPGHLLTGFDLDIAWWLENGDSVTRRWQEWIRG
- a CDS encoding GNAT family N-acetyltransferase; translation: MIGLRDDVVLDDPVGESLRGHHGHLARRLGKAVTYLPGVATFSAVPVEADPEGWGDLAELLGRGEFADMFSCPALPPSDWEPVFVLEGRQMIWTGDRGPNASRAEPDPDVVQLGEESVPGMLGLVERTRPGPFWPRTHELGTYLGVRDGDALVAMVGERLRPPGWTEISAVCTAPEARGHGHAARLIRALIARIVSRGERPFLHVAEANTGAIALYERLGFETRKHVTFRGFRTP